In Nicotiana tabacum cultivar K326 chromosome 21, ASM71507v2, whole genome shotgun sequence, one DNA window encodes the following:
- the LOC142175324 gene encoding uncharacterized protein LOC142175324 — protein sequence MALQKKDQDIVSAMKLVGFAKRQLQDMRDSRWNSLIRDVFLFFVKHGIMIPEMDMNYVRGKSKRKKSSVTYSYHLRVEVFYAIIDLQLSELNNRFNEVNTDLLLGMASLSPDNSFANYDKDKIMKLATHYPNEFTDSMLEDLSFELDIYIDYV from the coding sequence ATGGCTTTGCAAAAAAAAGATCAAGATATTGTAAGTGCAATGAAGCTTGTTGGTTTCGCAAAGAGACAATTGCAAGATATGAGAGATTCTAGATGGAATTCTTTGATAAGAGacgtctttttattttttgtcaaGCATGGTATTATGATCCCCGAAATGGATATGAATTATGTTCGTGGAAAGTCAAAGCGTAAGAAATCAAGTGTTACATATTCTTATCATTTGCGTGTAGAGGTTTTCTATGCTATTATTGATTTGCAACTTTCGGAGCTTAACAATCGTTTCAATGAAGTGAATACTGATCTACTTCTTGGTATGGCTAGTTTGAGTCCAGATAATTCTTTTGCAAATTATGATAAAGACAAGATTATGAAACTTGCTACACACTACCCGAATGAGTTCACTGATTCTATGCTTGAGGATCTTAGTTTTGAGCTTGACATCTATATTGACTATGTATGA
- the LOC107783951 gene encoding uncharacterized protein LOC107783951, whose protein sequence is MTIDKGSMQSNLDSFLNCTTPLVPSQFLAKSETRNLNRLWHPKEKEEIEYFTLADLWNCYDEWSAYGAGVPIKLDSGETLVQYYVPYLSAIQIFTSSSSVSILREENESVWETRDSFSDSLSDESESEKLSRWDGCSSEEGLFDQDSNLQMNDRLGYLYYQYFERSSPYGRVPLMDKISSLAERHPGLMSLRSVDLSPASWMSVAWYPIYHIPMGKTIKDLSTCFLTFHTLSSSFQDMDLEDNMEKGIRKLDEGETIPLSPFGLATYKMQGNVWISDRSGRDQERLVSLLSVADSWLKQLGVQHHDFNYFLGIGRG, encoded by the exons atgactATTGATAAAGGATCAATGCAATCAAATCTTGATTCTTTCTTGAATTGCACTACACCATTAGTACCATCTCAGTTTCTTGCCAAG AGTGAAACTAGAAACCTTAATAGGCTTTGGCATCCTAAAGAAAAGGAAGAGATTGAATACTTTACATTGGCTGATTTATGGAATTGTTATGATGAATGGAGTGCTTATGGTGCTGGAGTTCCTATTAAATTAGATAGTGGTGAAACTTTAGTCCAATATTATGTGCCTTATCTTtcagctattcaaattttcaccAGCAGTTCATCTGTAAGCATTTTAAG GGAGGAGAATGAGTCTGTTTGGGAGACAAGGGATTCTtttagtgattcattgagtgatGAGAGTGAGAGTGAGAAGCTATCAAGATGGGATGGTTGTTCCTCAGAGGAAGGCTTATTTGATCAAGATAGCAACTTGCAAATGAATGACAGATTGGGTTACCTTTATTATCAATACTTTGAGAGATCTTCTCCATATGGAAGAGTACCTCTGATGGATAAG ATTAGTAGCTTAGCTGAAAGACACCCTGGATTAATGTCATTGCGAAGTGTAGATCTTTCACCGGCTAGTTGGATGTCAGTTGCTTG GTACCCTATCTATCACATTCCCATGGGGAAAACCATTAAGGACTTGTCTACTTGCTTTCTCACATTCCAcaccctttcttcttcttttcaag ATATGGACCTTGAAGATAACATGGAAAAAGGTATTAGGAAACTAGACGAAGGGGAAACGATCCCTCTTTCACCTTTCGGTTTGGCAACTTACAAGATGCAGGGTAATGTGTGGATTTCGGACAGGAGTGGAAGGGACCAAGAGAGGCTGGTGTCACTATTAAGCGTGGCCGATTCATGGCTAAAGCAATTGGGGGTCCAACACCATGACTTTAACTACTTCTTGGGCATTGGTCGTGGCTAA